In one uncultured Methanobrevibacter sp. genomic region, the following are encoded:
- the gdhA gene encoding NADP-specific glutamate dehydrogenase — protein sequence MSYVDEVIETIIEQNPSEPEFHQAVREVLESLRVVIEENEDEFKKNALLERLTNPERQFKFRVPWVDDNGQVQVNTGYRVQFNGAIGPYKGGLRFHPSVNLGIIKFLGFEQIFKNSLTGLPIGGGKGGSDFDPKGKSDREIMAFCQSFMTELCKYIGADTDVPAGDIGVGGREIGFLFGQYKRIRGLYEGVLTGKGLTFGGSLARTEATGYGLLYFTNAMLKANDIDIAGKTIAVSGAGNVAIYAIEKAQQLGGKPVTCSDSTGWIYDPEGIDVELLKEVKEIRRERLTAYAEARDSAEYHEGKGVWTIKCDIALPCATQNELQLEDAKTLVENGVLAVAEGANMPTTIEATEFLQENDVLFAPGKASNAGGVATSALEMSQNSERLSWTFEEVDGRLQTIMETIFENAAAAAEEYGMDKNYVAGANIAGFKKVVDAMNAQGIV from the coding sequence TTGTCATACGTAGATGAAGTAATAGAAACCATTATAGAACAAAACCCTTCCGAACCTGAATTCCACCAAGCTGTACGCGAAGTATTGGAATCCTTAAGGGTTGTAATTGAAGAAAATGAAGATGAATTTAAGAAAAACGCACTTCTTGAAAGATTAACAAATCCGGAAAGACAATTCAAATTCCGTGTCCCTTGGGTAGATGACAACGGACAAGTGCAAGTAAACACCGGATACCGTGTACAATTCAACGGTGCAATCGGACCTTACAAAGGCGGATTACGTTTCCACCCATCTGTAAACCTCGGTATTATTAAATTCTTAGGTTTCGAACAAATTTTCAAAAACTCCTTAACCGGTCTTCCAATTGGTGGAGGAAAAGGTGGATCTGACTTTGATCCTAAAGGAAAATCCGACAGAGAAATCATGGCATTCTGTCAATCTTTTATGACTGAATTATGCAAATACATCGGAGCAGACACTGATGTGCCTGCTGGAGATATCGGTGTAGGTGGCCGGGAAATCGGTTTCTTATTTGGTCAATACAAAAGAATCAGAGGATTATACGAAGGAGTATTAACTGGTAAAGGATTAACCTTCGGAGGATCCCTTGCAAGAACCGAAGCTACCGGATATGGATTATTATACTTCACCAACGCTATGTTAAAAGCTAATGACATTGACATTGCTGGCAAAACCATTGCAGTTTCCGGTGCAGGTAACGTAGCAATTTATGCTATCGAAAAAGCTCAACAATTAGGCGGTAAACCTGTAACCTGTTCCGATTCAACCGGTTGGATTTATGACCCTGAAGGAATCGACGTTGAGTTATTAAAAGAAGTAAAAGAAATTAGAAGAGAAAGATTAACTGCATATGCTGAAGCTAGAGACAGTGCTGAATACCACGAAGGCAAAGGCGTATGGACCATTAAATGTGACATCGCTCTTCCATGTGCTACCCAAAACGAATTACAATTAGAAGACGCTAAAACATTAGTTGAAAACGGAGTTTTAGCAGTTGCTGAAGGAGCAAACATGCCAACCACTATTGAAGCAACCGAATTCTTACAAGAAAATGACGTATTATTCGCACCTGGTAAAGCTTCAAACGCTGGTGGAGTAGCAACTTCTGCACTTGAAATGTCACAAAACTCAGAAAGATTATCCTGGACTTTTGAAGAAGTTGACGGTAGACTCCAAACTATTATGGAAACCATTTTCGAAAATGCTGCAGCTGCTGCTGAAGAATACGGTATGGACAAAAACTATGTTGCAGGAGCAAACATTGCAGGATTCAAGAAAGTTGTTGATGCTATGAACGCACAAGGAATCGTATAG
- a CDS encoding N-acetyltransferase yields MDIEYIKDNYKFETLTEKHDLSNFECGSDDLNDFVKNDALIQQQDKINITKLITCDDEIIGFVSLLTDTIPLKNIRDENIRLKLKHHYNENIEKVPKKKQLPAIKIGRFAIDKKYTNNGLGSHILRNVINSIRELSENDVGLRFIVVEGYASAYNFYAVHNHFSNLKRDDKLIKEKLDRIIKQNPEQTFYFYLDLKKS; encoded by the coding sequence ATGGATATTGAATATATTAAAGACAATTATAAATTTGAAACATTAACTGAAAAACATGATTTAAGTAATTTTGAATGTGGCTCTGATGATTTAAATGATTTTGTTAAAAATGATGCATTAATCCAACAACAGGATAAAATAAATATCACTAAGCTAATCACTTGTGATGATGAGATAATTGGCTTTGTATCATTACTAACTGATACTATCCCTTTAAAGAATATTCGTGATGAAAATATTCGGTTAAAATTAAAACATCATTACAATGAAAATATTGAAAAAGTTCCCAAAAAGAAGCAATTGCCTGCGATAAAAATAGGAAGATTTGCAATTGATAAAAAATATACAAATAATGGTTTAGGTTCGCATATTCTCAGAAATGTCATAAACTCCATTAGGGAATTATCTGAAAATGATGTAGGTTTAAGGTTTATTGTTGTTGAAGGTTATGCCAGTGCTTATAATTTTTATGCAGTTCATAATCACTTTTCAAATTTAAAAAGAGATGATAAATTAATTAAAGAGAAGTTGGACAGGATTATTAAACAAAATCCTGAACAAACTTTTTATTTCTATCTTGATCTCAAGAAAAGTTAA